A portion of the Pan troglodytes isolate AG18354 chromosome 10, NHGRI_mPanTro3-v2.0_pri, whole genome shotgun sequence genome contains these proteins:
- the LOC134807455 gene encoding mitogen-activated protein kinase-binding protein 1-like, translating into MLGLTELYPSLSEPAVSLEQCEQLVAELRGSVRQAVRLYHSVAGCKMPSAEQSRIAQLLRDTFSSVRQELEAVAGAVLSSPGSSPGAVGAEQTQALLEQYSELLLRAVERRMECKL; encoded by the exons ATGCTGGGCCTCACTGAGCTGTATCCGTCTCTTTCGGAGCCAGCGGTGAGCCTGGAGCAGTGTGAGCAGCTGGTGGCAGAGCTCCGCGGCAGCGTGCGCCAGGCAGTGCGGCTCTACCACTCG GTGGCTGGCTGCAAGATGCCCTCAGCAGAGCAAAGTCGGATTGCCCAGCTCCTCAGAGACACCTTCTCTTCGGTGCGACAGGAGCTGGAAGCTGTGGCTGGGGCAGTGCTGTCCAGCCCAGGCAGCAGCCCTGGGGCTGTGGGAGCCGAGCAGACACAGGCCCTGCTGGAGCAATACTCGGAACTGTTGCTTCGAGCCGTGGAACGGCGTATGGAATGCAAACTCTGA